The Acidianus manzaensis genome has a window encoding:
- a CDS encoding tetratricopeptide repeat protein — protein MSLDQIFKDYQNGNLNYALKQLEAIIASNPSKEAYELMGKILLEMGNEDEALQFFDKAGDVISKAKILILKGNYTEALEELRNESSIEAKLLRGIIYVRLEKYSEALEELRNLEDKVEDNPIYFKIRGIAEYYTGNYYESIRNLTRAMQNYPLDAELFYYRALAKLALEKDKEAEKDIDIAINLNPYYAEAYFNKGLIREKKGKIEEAISYYSRSIEINPEMINAYVRRAKAYMKSGMEDEAIKDIKVVKKLEKEKNNTDKNY, from the coding sequence ATGTCATTAGACCAGATTTTTAAGGATTACCAAAATGGTAATCTTAACTATGCATTAAAGCAATTAGAAGCTATTATAGCGTCTAATCCTTCTAAAGAAGCATACGAGTTAATGGGTAAGATACTTTTAGAGATGGGAAACGAAGATGAAGCACTACAGTTTTTCGATAAAGCAGGAGATGTAATTTCTAAAGCAAAAATACTCATTTTAAAAGGAAATTATACAGAAGCTTTAGAAGAATTAAGAAATGAAAGTTCAATAGAAGCTAAATTATTGAGGGGAATTATTTACGTGCGATTAGAAAAGTATTCTGAAGCTTTAGAAGAATTAAGGAACCTAGAGGATAAAGTAGAAGATAATCCAATATATTTTAAAATTAGGGGAATAGCAGAATATTATACTGGAAATTACTATGAATCAATAAGAAATTTAACTAGAGCTATGCAAAATTATCCTTTAGATGCAGAATTATTCTACTATAGAGCTTTAGCTAAATTAGCTTTAGAAAAAGATAAAGAAGCAGAAAAAGATATTGATATTGCAATAAATCTTAATCCATACTATGCTGAAGCTTATTTCAATAAAGGATTAATTAGGGAAAAGAAAGGAAAAATTGAAGAGGCAATCTCGTATTATAGTAGAAGTATAGAAATTAATCCAGAAATGATTAATGCGTATGTAAGAAGAGCTAAAGCCTACATGAAATCTGGAATGGAAGATGAAGCTATAAAAGATATAAAAGTAGTAAAAAAATTAGAAAAAGAAAAGAATAATACTGATAAAAATTACTGA
- a CDS encoding protein kinase domain-containing protein: MRIKSGIFTGIRILYIVLTLFVSYLLIKEYNYITLFTTNNFTSTYSFGKTAEFIIIESLIIFSLVLSIRPTPKSLGIGFILSSIVLPTLFPPVLYNQIFPYSVSLLFYIILIAITIISIPLFAYFGNGIKSQISGVAFSLLIVGVLFQYSISQISSFSQLINDIPYITLHFGNTFAIYSIIMATIGYVLLSWSKKDITVFSSIRNVGLPYILVSFIPGLFYLLFYKSTALSISSILNGLNFTLIFLTVIAIDLLVLIISILFNLKKDLLASLIASIISAIISIPFIFINPIISLEFLMSGSSVIPKSIEDPSKIEKSLFEAISDGRINRANLYLKSLNKLGYSTSRIYCDAINKKECDAIIWLPSKGKIDYLYCANLKNAADCIISKEKIPEDVIGLIKALAQRDKESAERLSGFVISKTQDKNLKERVKAILPSILGLQMNTQQLNISLPSLESWKPELWVNTEIYGYKITQVLGIGGTSYVLLGERDGEKYAIKIPKLSSSRDSKESFTTFVDISKESSKLQEISEKSVNIVKLYGIFIDVNLIKSITMSKNVQLYYQNPPAIVMEYMSGGTAEDLLQNDALYLSSSWKKIVAIISLQIARAIKTIHDQNYVHLDIKPSNIFFSSSPGRFGEEVLKNLSLNVVAKLGDLGSARQVGERFMEYTPQYCGVDQVKYMLEGKGASKNMDIYAFGATIYKLLTREPYNSPSLISYLDKSVEYYLSGNSSYKMYLQTAETEYLKYYQGLRISDSIFENLIKSMTNPDPLKRPNIDSVILQLNTIIKSVS, encoded by the coding sequence ATGAGAATCAAAAGTGGAATTTTTACTGGTATAAGGATATTATACATAGTATTGACTTTGTTTGTAAGTTATCTTTTAATAAAAGAATATAATTATATTACATTATTTACTACAAACAATTTTACTTCTACTTACTCTTTTGGTAAAACAGCTGAATTTATAATAATTGAAAGTTTAATTATATTCTCCTTAGTTCTTTCTATAAGACCTACTCCTAAATCATTAGGAATAGGATTTATATTGTCGTCTATAGTATTGCCTACACTATTTCCTCCTGTATTATATAATCAAATATTCCCATATTCTGTTTCTCTACTTTTTTACATAATTCTTATTGCAATAACAATTATTAGTATTCCTCTGTTCGCATATTTTGGAAATGGAATAAAATCACAAATATCTGGTGTAGCCTTTTCATTGTTAATAGTTGGAGTATTATTTCAATATTCAATATCTCAAATATCATCTTTTAGCCAATTAATTAATGATATTCCATACATTACATTACATTTTGGTAATACTTTTGCTATATATTCTATAATTATGGCAACCATAGGATATGTGTTATTAAGTTGGAGCAAAAAGGATATTACAGTTTTTAGTTCTATAAGGAACGTTGGCCTTCCTTATATTCTAGTTAGCTTTATACCAGGATTATTTTATTTGTTATTTTACAAATCCACAGCACTAAGTATCTCATCTATTTTGAATGGTTTGAATTTTACTCTAATATTCCTTACAGTTATAGCTATTGATTTATTAGTACTAATCATTAGTATATTATTTAATCTTAAGAAAGATTTACTAGCATCTTTAATAGCTTCTATTATTTCAGCTATAATTTCTATACCATTTATATTTATTAATCCAATAATATCTTTGGAATTTCTTATGTCAGGAAGTTCAGTAATACCAAAAAGTATAGAAGATCCAAGTAAAATAGAAAAAAGTTTATTTGAGGCTATATCTGATGGAAGAATTAATAGGGCTAATCTCTATTTAAAGAGTTTAAATAAGTTAGGATATTCAACATCAAGAATTTATTGCGATGCTATAAATAAAAAAGAATGTGATGCAATAATATGGTTGCCATCAAAGGGAAAAATAGATTATTTATATTGTGCTAATTTAAAAAATGCAGCAGATTGTATCATTTCTAAGGAAAAAATACCAGAAGATGTTATAGGCTTAATAAAAGCTTTAGCTCAGAGAGACAAAGAGTCAGCTGAGAGGTTGTCTGGATTCGTAATTAGTAAAACACAAGATAAGAATTTAAAAGAAAGAGTTAAAGCAATATTACCTAGTATTTTAGGTTTACAAATGAATACTCAGCAACTAAACATATCCCTTCCATCGTTAGAAAGTTGGAAACCAGAATTATGGGTTAATACTGAGATTTATGGATATAAAATTACACAAGTTTTAGGAATAGGAGGAACGTCATATGTTCTTTTGGGAGAAAGGGATGGTGAAAAATATGCCATAAAAATTCCTAAGTTATCTTCTTCTAGAGATAGTAAGGAAAGCTTTACAACATTTGTTGATATCTCTAAGGAATCATCTAAGTTACAAGAAATATCAGAAAAATCAGTAAATATTGTAAAACTATATGGAATATTTATTGATGTGAATTTAATAAAGTCAATAACAATGAGTAAGAACGTTCAACTATACTATCAGAATCCTCCTGCTATTGTTATGGAATATATGTCAGGTGGAACAGCAGAGGATTTACTACAAAATGACGCATTATATCTTTCCTCTTCTTGGAAAAAGATAGTAGCAATAATTTCCTTACAAATAGCTAGAGCAATAAAAACAATCCACGACCAAAATTACGTTCATCTGGATATTAAGCCTAGCAATATATTCTTTTCTAGCTCTCCAGGGAGATTTGGAGAAGAGGTTTTGAAGAACTTAAGCCTTAATGTAGTAGCTAAGTTAGGAGATTTAGGTTCTGCCAGACAAGTTGGAGAAAGATTTATGGAATATACTCCTCAGTATTGTGGAGTTGATCAAGTAAAATATATGCTTGAAGGAAAAGGTGCGTCAAAGAATATGGATATATATGCCTTTGGTGCGACTATTTATAAATTATTAACTAGAGAACCATATAATTCGCCTTCTTTAATATCTTATTTAGATAAATCAGTTGAGTATTATTTATCTGGAAATTCAAGCTATAAAATGTACTTACAAACTGCAGAGACAGAATATTTAAAATATTATCAAGGTCTAAGAATTTCAGATTCTATTTTCGAAAATCTAATAAAATCTATGACAAATCCTGACCCGCTAAAAAGACCAAATATAGATTCTGTAATTTTACAATTAAACACAATAATAAAAAGTGTAAGCTAA
- a CDS encoding ABC transporter ATP-binding protein, whose amino-acid sequence MDCIVVNNVSKSYNNVIALKNLSFTIPCGGRYSLLGPNGAGKSTTMKILAGLLKPDYGEVYIGGYPPDSKEARNIMGYLPEDPLPYRTLSVRENLEYVASLRGLVDAKERAEKLMDLLDLRQYERIQAGRLSRGNLQKLALALSIIHEPRIILLDEPLNYLDIPTQEKVISLLNSMQSTFLVSTHIMSIAQRLTDHVIMIARGTLVWFGTIQDLRNLGSENEPIESIVARMMANVR is encoded by the coding sequence ATGGATTGTATAGTTGTTAATAATGTTTCGAAGTCTTACAATAACGTTATTGCATTAAAAAATTTATCATTTACTATACCATGTGGTGGTAGATATTCTCTTTTAGGTCCTAATGGAGCAGGAAAGTCAACAACGATGAAAATTCTCGCTGGATTACTTAAACCTGATTATGGAGAAGTATACATTGGAGGTTATCCACCAGATAGTAAAGAAGCAAGAAATATTATGGGGTACTTACCAGAAGATCCTCTACCGTATAGAACTCTAAGTGTTAGAGAAAACCTAGAATATGTAGCTTCATTAAGAGGTTTGGTTGATGCTAAAGAGAGAGCAGAAAAGTTAATGGATCTCTTAGATTTAAGGCAATATGAGCGAATACAAGCTGGAAGGCTATCTAGAGGAAACTTACAAAAATTAGCCTTAGCTTTATCAATTATTCATGAGCCTAGAATTATTCTCTTAGATGAGCCTTTAAACTATTTAGATATACCTACACAAGAAAAGGTTATTTCTTTATTGAATTCTATGCAATCAACCTTTCTAGTTTCAACACATATTATGAGTATAGCTCAAAGATTAACAGATCATGTAATAATGATAGCCAGAGGTACATTAGTATGGTTTGGTACAATTCAAGATTTAAGAAATTTAGGCTCTGAAAATGAACCAATAGAGAGTATAGTAGCCAGGATGATGGCTAATGTTAGGTAA
- a CDS encoding MBL fold metallo-hydrolase, with amino-acid sequence MPCTGIHALPSGPIEFPEAVYSFIICDEKVVMIDGGVTNSIMDVNFLDKIDYLVISHLHIDHIGLVPDIVNTYKPKILVYQGYKKYLEDPTKINETARKVLGDLVDIYGEVKPIKGEIIEVSGGEEINLGKNIMKIYYTPGHAKHHISVMIGDILYTGDSAGGRYNGIPFPTTPPPLDLKQYLKSLEFQISLEPRLVGLSHGGLVNSIHLKEHYKQLTEGTYKINIELGGTKDDILKRHLEINYKGIELAKNK; translated from the coding sequence ATGCCTTGTACTGGAATTCACGCATTACCTTCTGGTCCAATAGAATTCCCAGAAGCAGTATATTCTTTCATAATTTGCGATGAGAAAGTAGTAATGATTGATGGAGGAGTAACAAATAGTATAATGGATGTAAATTTTTTAGATAAAATAGATTATTTAGTTATATCACATTTACACATAGATCATATAGGATTAGTCCCAGATATAGTAAACACGTACAAACCTAAAATACTAGTTTACCAAGGATACAAGAAATATTTAGAAGATCCTACAAAAATAAACGAAACTGCTAGAAAAGTACTAGGTGATTTAGTAGATATTTATGGGGAAGTCAAACCAATAAAAGGAGAAATCATAGAAGTATCGGGCGGAGAAGAGATAAACCTTGGAAAGAATATTATGAAGATATACTATACACCAGGTCATGCAAAACATCATATTTCAGTAATGATTGGAGATATACTATATACTGGCGACTCTGCCGGCGGTAGATATAACGGAATACCTTTCCCCACTACTCCTCCTCCATTAGATCTTAAACAATACTTGAAAAGCTTAGAATTTCAAATAAGTTTAGAACCTAGACTAGTTGGCTTGTCTCATGGGGGATTAGTTAATTCTATTCACCTTAAAGAGCATTACAAACAACTCACTGAAGGAACCTACAAAATAAATATAGAGTTAGGAGGAACAAAAGACGATATCTTAAAAAGACACTTAGAAATAAATTATAAAGGAATAGAATTAGCGAAAAATAAATAA
- a CDS encoding acetate--CoA ligase family protein: protein MSLDSLFRPKSIAVVGASRNREKIGNIILRNLLSTYRGKIYAVNNKAEDIEGMKSYKTLKDIPGDVDLAIISVPRQFSVQVMEDAVEKGVKSAIVITSGFKEIGGDGVKLEEDLISTARKGGIRVLGPNTMGLISPDFNGTFAYANIQRGEIALVVQSGGIGAYMLDWAQRTRTGISYLVSMGNQADVKEYEVIDYLSKDPETRGIFVYLEGVADGEKFLETIPDDTARKPVVFIKGGATARGAEAVKTHTGSLAGSYEVFKAAINTVGGIFVEDLSDFLNLTRFVTSPEPIKSDILVVTNSGGHGVLTSDAISRNNLNMIEIPERIKGDLTKILPPTSLPKNPLDLSGDAGRDRYLDALKIVQDLDCTKLVIVQSLPVVSCSEVAKVLLNFKGKGVVGVMMGVDEESALRILESASIPAFNFPEAAVRAIRYFTSKPNPRKKIRIAQPISSAVELAKGKQNLADYEALKLMEIYGIKTPAWGIAQSEEEAERIADNIGYPVVMKISSDQPLHKTDMKGVVMNVEKDMVKSVFKELYQITKRVMIQQQLPGLEVFVGGLKDPVFGHTVLVGSGGIYVEVLKNVSYGLSPIYEDEALEMLKESKIHDMLTARKRGYDEGSLIRTIITISRLIVDLNVKEMDINPLIVNDKGAFAVDVRVVF, encoded by the coding sequence ATGTCGTTAGATTCATTATTTAGACCAAAATCTATTGCAGTAGTAGGTGCTTCTAGAAATAGAGAAAAAATAGGTAATATCATTCTTAGAAATTTACTTTCTACATACAGAGGAAAAATTTATGCAGTAAACAATAAAGCAGAAGATATAGAAGGAATGAAATCTTACAAGACATTAAAAGATATACCTGGTGACGTTGATTTAGCTATAATTTCAGTACCTAGGCAATTTTCTGTCCAAGTAATGGAAGATGCAGTAGAAAAAGGTGTGAAATCAGCTATAGTAATCACTTCTGGGTTTAAAGAAATCGGAGGAGATGGAGTTAAACTTGAGGAAGACTTAATTTCTACAGCCAGAAAAGGAGGAATAAGAGTTTTAGGGCCTAACACTATGGGTTTAATTTCGCCCGATTTTAATGGAACCTTTGCTTATGCAAATATTCAAAGAGGGGAAATAGCATTAGTAGTCCAAAGTGGTGGAATAGGAGCTTATATGTTAGATTGGGCTCAGAGAACTAGAACTGGAATAAGTTATCTAGTTAGTATGGGTAATCAAGCAGATGTAAAAGAATATGAGGTGATTGATTATCTGTCCAAAGATCCAGAAACAAGGGGTATCTTTGTTTATCTAGAAGGAGTTGCAGATGGAGAAAAATTCTTAGAAACTATTCCAGATGATACAGCTAGAAAACCCGTAGTTTTTATCAAAGGAGGAGCTACAGCTAGAGGAGCTGAAGCAGTAAAAACTCACACAGGGAGTCTAGCAGGGTCTTATGAGGTATTTAAAGCCGCAATTAATACTGTAGGTGGGATATTTGTAGAGGATCTAAGTGATTTTCTTAATTTAACTAGATTTGTAACATCACCAGAACCAATAAAAAGCGATATCTTAGTAGTTACAAATTCCGGTGGGCATGGAGTATTAACTTCAGACGCTATATCTAGGAATAATTTAAATATGATAGAGATCCCAGAAAGAATAAAAGGAGATCTAACTAAAATTTTGCCACCTACTAGTTTACCTAAAAATCCTCTTGATTTATCAGGTGATGCAGGAAGAGATAGGTATTTAGATGCGTTAAAGATTGTTCAAGATTTAGATTGTACTAAGCTTGTTATAGTTCAATCTTTGCCAGTAGTAAGCTGTAGTGAAGTGGCTAAGGTTCTTCTTAACTTTAAGGGAAAAGGCGTGGTAGGAGTAATGATGGGGGTTGATGAAGAATCAGCTCTTAGAATTTTAGAATCAGCTTCTATTCCAGCCTTTAACTTCCCTGAGGCAGCTGTTAGGGCTATAAGATATTTTACTTCTAAGCCTAATCCTAGGAAGAAAATAAGAATTGCTCAACCAATTTCGTCAGCAGTTGAACTAGCTAAAGGAAAACAAAACTTAGCTGACTACGAAGCACTAAAACTAATGGAAATATACGGTATTAAAACGCCAGCATGGGGTATCGCTCAATCGGAAGAAGAAGCTGAAAGAATAGCTGATAACATAGGATATCCAGTAGTTATGAAAATTTCATCTGATCAGCCATTACATAAAACGGATATGAAAGGTGTTGTAATGAATGTAGAGAAGGATATGGTGAAAAGTGTATTTAAAGAGTTATATCAAATCACAAAAAGAGTGATGATTCAACAACAGTTACCAGGTTTAGAAGTATTTGTTGGAGGTCTAAAAGATCCTGTATTTGGTCATACAGTTTTAGTAGGAAGTGGAGGGATTTATGTCGAAGTTCTAAAAAATGTTAGTTATGGTCTTTCTCCAATTTATGAAGACGAAGCATTAGAGATGTTAAAAGAAAGTAAGATTCACGATATGCTTACTGCAAGGAAAAGAGGTTATGATGAAGGTTCGTTAATAAGAACTATAATTACAATATCTAGGTTAATTGTAGATCTTAATGTAAAGGAAATGGATATAAACCCTTTAATAGTGAATGATAAAGGAGCATTTGCAGTGGACGTTAGAGTAGTATTTTGA